In Choloepus didactylus isolate mChoDid1 chromosome 6, mChoDid1.pri, whole genome shotgun sequence, one DNA window encodes the following:
- the DGKZ gene encoding diacylglycerol kinase zeta isoform X1, whose translation METFFRRHFQWKAPGPGEGQRRPSGVGLPTGKARRRSPAGQASSSLAQRRRSSAELLGCLPGCGVGPRGASRRRSSTAPPACNPRFVVNELPPSQPATMGAQLLGTPLLLAGLVGMSEEEEGVQEEDVAAGASSATQPGTNRPGLPPHLGTWPPLPVPHCLRWRQASSQLLPADVVYDRALWGLHGYYRRLSQRRPSGQNSGSGGRTALGGPMSPTRRRSLSCRRQIALRRKSARPQAWSALLMKAITKSGLQHLAPPPPTLGAPCSESERQIRSTVDWSESATYGEHIWFETNVSGDFCYVGEQYCVAKMLQKSVSRRKCAACKIVVHTPCIDQLEKINFRCKPSFRESGSRNVREPTFVRHHWVHRRRQDGKCRHCGKGFQQKFTFHSKEIVAISCSWCKQAYHSKVSCFMLQQIEEPCSLGVHAAVVIPPTWILRARRPQNTLKASKKKKRASFKRKSSKKGPEEGRWRPFIIRPTPSPLMKPLLVFVNPKSGGNQGAKIIQSFLWYLNPRQVFDLSQGGPKEALEMYRRVHNLRILACGGDGTVGWILSTLDQLRLKPPPPVAILPLGTGNDLARTLNWGGGYTDEPVSKILSHVEEGNVVQLDRWDLRAEPSPEAGPEERDDGATDRLPLDVFNNYFSLGFDAHVTLEFHESREANPEKFNSRFRNKMFYAGTAFSDFLMGSSKDLAKHIRVVCDGTDLTPKIQDLKPQCIVFLNIPRYCAGTMPWGHPGEHHDFEPQRHDDGYLEVIGFTMTSLAALQVGGHGERLTQCREVVLTTSKAIPVQVDGEPCKLAASRIRITLRNQATMVQKAKRRSAAPLHSDQQPVPEQLRIQVSRVSMHDYEALHYDKEQLKEASVPLGTVVVPGDSDLELCRAHIERLQQEPDGAGAKSPTCQKLSPKWCFLDATTASRFYRIDRAQEHLNYVTEIAQDEIYILDPELLGASAQPDLPTPTSPLPPSPCSPTPRSLLGDAVPPKAAECHMATLTQEPSRQASQSNRASFVCSHTHKLRPPAPECNRWVFCAGEELIEAAKRNDFCKLQELHRAGGDLMHRDERSRTLLHHAVSTGSKEVVRYLLDHAPPEILDAVEENGETCLHQAAALGQRSICHYIVEAGASLMKTDQQPVTGQTGPELTAASPSSRGTPPGSGLRRLRTRSWPPTWRTGSTIR comes from the exons ATGGAGACCTTCTTTAGGAGACACTTCCAGTGGAAGGCGCCAGGCCCCGGAGAGGGGCAGCGGCGGCCCAGTGGTGTAGGGTTGCCCACGGGCAAGGCCCGGCGCCGCTCCCCTGCCGGCCAGGCCTCTTCCTCACTGGCCCAGCGGCGCCGCTCCAGTGCAGAACTCTTGGGCTGCCTGCCGGGCTGCGGGGTGGGGCCCCGGGGTGCCAGCCGCCGGCGATCCAGCACCGCACCCCCTGCCTGCAACCCCCGCTTCGTCGTGAATGAGTTGCCCCCTTCCCAGCCTGCCACTATGGGGGCCCAGCTCCTGGGCACACCCCTGCTGCTGGCCGGGCTCGTGGGCatgagtgaggaggaggagggggtccAGGAGGAGGATGTGGCAGCTGGGGCATCGAGTGCCACCCAGCCAGGCACCAACAGACCTGGGCTGCCCCCACACCTGGGTACCTGGCCGCCGCTGCCCGTGCCCCACTGCCTGCGCTGGCGCCAAGCCTCTTCGCAGCTGCTCCCTGCTGATGTGGTGTATGACCGCGCCCTCTGGGGCCTGCATGGCTACTACCGGCGCCTCAGCCAGCGACGGCCCTCAGGCCAGAACTCTGGCTCTGGGGGCCGAACAGCCTTGGGTGGCCCCATGTCGCCTACCCGCAGGCGCTCACTGTCCTGCAGGCGCCAGATAGCCCTCCGGCGCAAGTCGGCGAGACCCCAGGCCTGGAGCGCCCTGCTTAT GAAAGCCATCACCAAGTCGGGCCTCCAGCACCTGGCACCCCCTCCACCCACTCTCGGGGCCCCGTGCAGCGAGTCAGAGCGGCAGATTCGGAGCACCGTGGACTGGAGC GAATCAGCAACCTACGGGGAGCACATCTGGTTTGAGACCAACGTGTCGGGGGACTTCTGCTATGTTGGGGAGCAGTACTGTGTAGCCAAGATGCTG CAGAAATCGGTGTCCCGGAGAAAGTGTGCAGCCTGCAAGATCGTGGTGCACACCCCCTGCATCGACCAGCTGGAGAAG ATAAATTTCCGCTGCAAGCCGTCCTTCCGTGAATCAGGCTCCAGGAACGTCCGTGAG ccaACCTTTGTGCGACACCATTGGGTGCACCGGCGGCGCCAGGACGGCAAGTGTCGGCACTGCGGGAAG GGCTTCCAGCAGAAGTTCACCTTCCACAGCAAGGAGATTGTGGCCATCAGCTGCTCCTGGTGCAAGCAAGCA TACCACAGCAAGGTGTCGTGCTTCATGCTGCAGCAGATTGAGGAGCCATGCTCGCTGGGGGTCCACGCAGCCGTGGTCATCCCACCCACCTGGATCCTCCGTGCCCGGAGGCCCCAG AATACCCTCAAGGcaagcaagaagaaaaagagagccTCTTTCAAGAGGAAATCTAGCAAGAAAGGGCCTGAG GAGGGCCGCTGGAGACCCTTCATCATCAGGCCCACCCCATCCCCCCTCATGAAGCCCCTGCTGGTATTTGTGAACCCCAAGAGTGGGGGCAACCAG GGCGCTAAGATCATCCAGTCCTTCCTCTGGTATCTCAATCCCCGACAAGTTTTTGACCTGAGCCAGGGAGGGCCCAAGGAGGC GCTGGAGATGTACCGCAGAGTGCACAACCTGCGGATCCTGGCCTGTGGGGGTGATGGCACG GTGGGCTGGATTCTCTCCACCCTGGACCAGCTGCGCTTGAAGCCACCACCCCCTGTGGCCATCCTACCTCTGGGTACTGGCAACGACTTGGCCCGTACCCTCAACTGGGGCGGG GGCTACACAGATGAGCCCGTGTCAAAGATCCTCTCGCATGTGGAGGAGGGAAACGTAGTGCAGCTTGACCGCTGGGACCTGCGTGCCGAGCCCAGCCCCGAGGCGGGGCCCGAGGAGCGGGACGACGGTGCCACCGACCGG CTGCCCCTGGATGTCTTCAACAACTACTTCAGTCTAGGCTTTGATGCCCATGTCACCCTGGAGTTTCACGAGTCTCGAG AGGCCAACCCGGAGAAATTCAACAGCCGTTTTCGGAACAAGATGTTCTATGCCGGG ACAGCCTTCTCCGACTTCTTGATGGGCAGCTCCAAGGACTTGGCCAAGCATATCCGAGTGGTG TGTGATGGGACGGACCTGACCCCCAAGATTCAGGACCTGAAACCTCAGTGCATCGTTTTCCTGAACATCCCCCG GTACTGTGCAGGCACCATGCCCTGGGGCCACCCCGGGGAGCACCATGACTTTGAGCCCCAGCGGCACGATGACGGCTACCTCGAGGTCATTGGTTTCACCATGACTTCCCTG GCAGCACTGCAGGTGGGTGGGCACGGCGAGCGGCTGACACAGTGCCGTGAGGTGGTGCTTACCACGTCCAAGGCAATCCCCGTGCAGGTGGACGGCGAGCCCTGTAAGCTCGCAGCCTCCCGCATCCGCATCACCCTGCGCAACCAGGCCACCATGGTGCAGAAGGCGAAGCGGCGGAGTGCTGCCCCGCTCCACAGCGA CCAGCAGCCAGTGCCCGAGCAGCTGCGGATCCAGGTGAGCAGAGTCAGCATGCACGACTACGAGGCCCTGCATTACGACAAGGAGCAGCTCAAGGAGGCTT CCGTGCCTCTGGGCACTGTGGTGGTCCCTGGGGACAGCGACCTTGAGCTCTGCCGCGCCCACATTGAGAGGCTCCAACAG GAGCCCGATGGTGCTGGAGCCAAGTCCCCAACATGCCAGAAACTGTCCCCCAAGTGGTGCTTCCTAGATG CAACCACTGCCAGCCGCTTCTACAGGATCGACCGGGCCCAG GAACACCTCAACTACGTGACTGAAATCGCACAGGACGAGATTTATATCCTGGACCCTGAGCTCCTGGGGGCGTCGGCCCAGCCTGACCTCCCAActcccacctcccctctccccccctccccctgctcccccACACCCCG GTCACTGCTGGGGGATGCTGTACCCCCTAAAG CTGCTGAGTGCCACATGGCCACACTCACACAGGAGCCCAGCAGGCAAGCCTCGCAATCTAATCGTGCATCGTTTgtatgttcacacacacacaagctcagGCCTCCAGCCCCAGAGTGTAACAGGTGGGTGTTCTGTGCAGGTGAGGAGCTGATTGAGGCTGCCAAGAGGAACGACTTCTGTAAG CTCCAAGAGCTGCACCGAGCCGGGGGCGACCTCATGCACCGGGACGAGCGGAGCCGCACGCTCCTGCACCACGCGGTCAGCACCGGCAGCAAGGAGGTGGTCCGCTACCTGCTGGACCATG CCCCCCCAGAGATCCTTGATGCTGTGGAGGAAAA CGGGGAGACCTGTCTGCACCAGGCGGCAGCCCTGGGACAGCGCTCCATCTGCCACTACATCGTGGAGGCCGGCGCCTCACTCATGAAGACAGACCAGCAG CCGGTGACGGGGCAGACAGGCCCTGAGCTGACCGCAGCCTCTCCCTCATCCAGGGGGACACCCCCCGGCAGCGGGCTGAGAAGGCTCAGGACACGGAGCTGGCCGCCTACCTGGAGAACCGGCAGCACTATCAGATGA